Proteins encoded within one genomic window of Bos indicus isolate NIAB-ARS_2022 breed Sahiwal x Tharparkar chromosome 23, NIAB-ARS_B.indTharparkar_mat_pri_1.0, whole genome shotgun sequence:
- the DEFB113 gene encoding beta-defensin 113, whose translation MKILCIFLTFILTVSCGPAVLQRKTREKTKQIEERKRQCYLVRGACKTSCGQWEYKYTDCDLEPCCVAREYVPPVQPIAITKSYKTVTYTSTILYNTANASYNSSTLHNTTDVNYTSTTLPNTTDVNYTSATLHTTNASYNDLHHST comes from the exons ATGAAGATACTTTGTATTTTCCTGACCTTTATCTTGACCGTATCCTGTGGTCCAGCAG TTttacagaggaaaacaagagaaaaaacaaaacaaattgaagaaagaaaaagacagtgtTATCTTGTTCGTGGTGCTTGCAAGACGTCATGTGGCCAATGGGAATACAAATATACTGACTGCGATTTGGAACCCTGCTGTGTTGCACGGGAATACGTACCACCAGTTCAACCCATCGCTATCACTAAATCTTATAAAACTGTAACTTACACTTCTACTATACTGTATAATACTGCCAATGCAAGTTATAATTCTAGTACATTACATAATACTACAGATGTAAATTATACTTCTACTACACTACCTAATACTACAGATGTAAATTATACTTCTGCTACACTACATACTACCAATGCAAGTTATAATGACTTGCATCATAGTACGTAA
- the DEFB114 gene encoding beta-defensin 114 — MKIFYYLFHFLCYATFVLPALVDPERCSKLYGQCKKRCARYEKQIELCLSPSKICCIERAFEDD, encoded by the exons ATGAAGatcttttattatctttttcattttctgtgttatGCGACCTTCGTTCTACCAG CCTTGGTGGATCCTGAACGATGCTCAAAATTGTATGGTCAATGTAAGAAACGCTGTGCTAGGTATGAAAAGCAAATTGAGCTATGTTTGTCACCAAGTAAGATTTGCTGCATTGAGAGGGCATTCGAGGACGATTGA